One Pan paniscus chromosome 16, NHGRI_mPanPan1-v2.0_pri, whole genome shotgun sequence DNA segment encodes these proteins:
- the KIF7 gene encoding kinesin-like protein KIF7 isoform X1, translated as MELRPAPAASSPGCPAPAPNSACGVVRAPSERERCAESRGARKPGLHRARNAHAEGCAKAHTGPEQSSLGMGLEAQRLPGAEEAPVRVALRVRPLLPKELLHGHQSCLQVEPGLGRVTLGRDRHFGFHVVLAEDAGQEAVYQACVQPLLEAFFEGFNATVFAYGQTGSGKTYTMGEASVASLLEDEQGIVPRAMAEAFKLIDENDLLDCLVHVSYLEVYKEEFRDLLEVGTASRDIQLREDERGNVVLCGVKEVDVEGLDEVLSLLEMGNAARHTGATHLNHLSSRSHTVFTVTLEQRGRAPSRLPRPAPGQLLVSKFHFVDLAGSERVLKTGSTGERLKESIQINSSLLALGNVISALGDPQRRGSHIPYRDSKITRILKDSLGGNAKTVMIACVSPSSSDFDETLNTLNYASRAQNIRNRATVNWRPEAERPPEEAASGARGPPRHRSETRIIHRGRRAPGPATASAAAAMRLGAECARYRACTDAAYSLLRELQAEPGLPGAAARKVRDWLCAVEGERSALSSASGPDSGIESASVEDQAAQGAGGRKEDEGAQQLLTLQNQVARLEEENRDFLAALEDAMEQYKLQSDRLREQQEEMVELRLRLELVRPGWGGPRLLNGLPPGSFVPRPHTAPLGGAHAHVLGMVPPACLPGDEVGSEQRGEQVTNGREAGAELLTEVNRLGSGSSAASEEEEEEEELPRRTLHLRRNGISNCSQRAGARPGSLPERKGPELCLEELDAAIPGSRAVGGSKARVQARQVPPATASEWRLAQAQQKIRELAINIRMKEELIGELVRTGKAAQALNRQHSQRIRELEQEAEQVRAELSEGQRQLRELEGKEPQDAGERSRLQEFRRRVAAAQSQVQVLKEKKQATERLVSLSAQSEKRLQELEQNVQLMRQQQGQLQRRLREETEQKRRLEAEMSKRQHRVKELELKHEQQQKILKIKTEEIAAFQRKRRSGSNGSVVSLEQQQKIEEQKKWLDQEMEKVLQQRRALEELGEELHKREAILAKKEALMQEKTGLESKRLRSSQALNEDIVRVSSRLEHLEKELSEKSGQLRQGSAQSQQQIRGEIDSLRQEKDSLLKQRLEIDSKLRQGSLLSPEEERTLFQLDEAIEALDAAIEYKNEAITCRQRVLRASASLLSQCEMNLMAKLSYLSSSETRALLCKYFDKVVTLREEQHQQQIAFSELEMQLEEQQRLVYWLEVALERQRLEMDRQLTLQQKEHEQNMQLLLQQSRDHLGEGLADSRRQYEARIQALEKELGRYMWINQELKQKLGGVNAVGHSRGGEKRSLCLEGRQAPGNEDELHLAPELLWLSPLTEGAPRTREETRDLVHAPLPLTWKRSSLCGEEQGSPEELRQREAAEPLVGRVLPVGEAGLPWNFGPLSKPRRELRRASPGMIDVRKNPL; from the exons ATGGAGCTCCGTCCCGCGCCCGCCGCCTCCAGCCCCGGCTGCCCTGCCCCGGCTCCGAATAGCGCCTGCGGGGTGGTCAGAGCACCTTCGGAGCGGGAGCGCTGTGCGGAGAGCAGGGGCGCGCGGAAGCCGGGACTGCACCGGGCTCGGAACGCTCACGCGGAGGGGTGCGCGAAGGCCCACACG gGCCCAGAGCAGTCCTCCCTCGGCATGGGGCTGGAGGCTCAGaggctgccaggggctgaggaggcCCCAGTGCGGGTTGCCCTGCGAGTTCGACCACTGCTGCCCAAGGAGCTGCTGCACGGGCATCAGAGCTGCCTGCAGGTGGAGCCAGGGCTTGGCCGCGTCACTCTGGGCCGTGACCGACACTTTGGCTTCCACGTGGTGCTGGCCGAGGATGCCGGGCAGGAGGCCGTGTACCAGGCCTGCGTTCAGCccctccttgaggccttcttcGAGGGCTTCAATGCCACTGTCTTTGCCTATGGTCAGACGGGCTCAGGGAAGACATACACCATGGGGGAGGCCAGTGTGG cctccctccttGAGGATGAGCAGGGCATTGTCCCGAGGGCCATGGCCGAGGCCTTTAAGCTCATCGATGAGAACGACCTGCTTGACTGTCTGGTACATGTGTCCTACCTGGAAGTGTACAAGGAGGAGTTCCGAGACCTGCTCGAGGTGGGCACTGCCAGCCGTGACATCCAGCTCCGGGAAGATGAGCGTGGGAATGTTG TGCTGTGCGGGGTGAAGGAGGTGGACGTGGAGGGCCTGGATGAGGTGCTGAGCCTCCTGGAGATGGGCAACGCGGCGCGGCACACGGGAGCCACGCACCTCAACCACCTGTCTAGCCGCTCACACACGGTCTTCACCGTGACCCTGGAGCAGCGGGGGCGCGCCCCCAGCCgcctgccccgccccgccccgggcCAGCTTCTCGTCTCCAAGTTCCACTTCGTGGACCTGGCGGGCTCAGAGAGGGTGCTCAAGACGGGCAGCACCGGCGAGCGGCTCAAGGAGAGCATCCAGATCAACAGCAGCCTCCTGGCGCTGGGCAACGTCATCAGCGCCCTGGGGGACCCTCAGCGCCGGGGCAGCCACATACCCTACCGCGACTCCAAGATCACCCG GATCCTCAAAGACTCGCTGGGCGGGAACGCCAAGACGGTGATGATCGCCTGCGTCAGCCCTTCCTCCTCCGACTTCGACGAGACCCTCAACACCCTCAACTACGCCAGCCGCGCCCAGAACATCCGCAACCGCGCCACGGTCAACTGGCGGCCCGAGGCCGAGCGGCCACCCGAAGAGGCGGCGAGCGGCGCGCGGGGTCCGCCACGGCACCGCTCCGAGACCCGCATCATCCACCGCGGCCGGCGCGCCCCAGGCCCAGCCACCGCCTCCGCGGCGGCCGCCATGCGCCTGGGCGCCGAGTGCGCGCGCTACCGGGCCTGCACCGACGCCGCCTACAGCCTCTTGCGCGAGCTGCAGGCCGAGCCCGGGCTGCCCGGCGCCGCCGCCCGCAAGGTGCGCGACTGGCTGTGCGCCGTCGAGGGCGAGCGCAGCGCcctgagctccgcctccgggCCCGACAGCGGCATCGAGAGCGCCTCCGTCGAGGACCAGGCGGCGCAGGGGGCCGGCGGGCGAAAG GAGGATGAGGGGGCGCAGCAGCTGCTGACCCTGCAGAACCAGGTGGCGCGGCTGGAGGAGGAGAACCGAGACTTTCTGGCTGCGCTGGAGGACGCCATGGAGCAGTACAAACTGCAG AGCGACCGGCTGCGTGAGCAGCAGGAGGAGATGGTGGAACTGCGGCTGCGGTTAGAGCTGGTGCGGCCAGGCTGGGGGGGCCCGCGGCTCCTGAATGGCCTGCCTCCCGGGTCCTTTGTGCCTCGACCTCATACAGCCCCCCTGGGGGGTGCCCACGCCcatgtgctgggcatggtgccccctgcctgcctccctggaGATGAAGTTGGCTCTGAGCAGAGGGGAGAG CAGGTGACAAATGGCAGGGAGGCTGGAGCTGAGTTGTTGACTGAGGTGAACAGGCTGGGAAGTGGCTCTTCAGCTGcttcagaggaggaagaggaggaggaggagctgccCAGGCGGACCTTACACCTGCGCAG AAATGGGATCAGCAACTGCAGTCAGAGGGCGGGGGCACGCCCAGGGAGTCTGCCAGAGAGGAAGGGCCCAGAGCTTTGCCTTGAGGAGTTGGATGCGGCCATTCCAGGGTCCAGAG CAGTTGGTGGGAGCAAGGCCCGAGTTCAGGCCCGCCAGGTCCCCCCTGCCACGGCCTCAGAGTGGCGGCTGGCCCAGGCCCAGCAGAAGATCCGGGAGCTGGCTATCAACATCCGCATGAAGGAGGAGCTCATTGGCGAGCTGGTCCGCACAG GAAAGGCAGCTCAGGCCCTGAACCGCCAGCACAGCCAGCGTATCCGGGAGCTGGAGCAGGAGGCAGAGCAGGTGCGGGCCGAGCTGAGTGAAGGCCAGAGGCAGCTGCGGGAGCTCGAGGGCAAGGAGCCCCAGGATGCTGGCGAGCGGTCTCGGCTCCAGGAGTTCCGCAGGAGGGTCGCTGCGGCCCAGAGCCAGGTGCAG GTGCTGAAGGAGAAGAAGCAGGCTACGGAGCGGCTGGTGTCACTGTCGGCCCAGAGTGAGAAGCGACTGCAGGAGCTCGAGCAGAACGTGCAGCTCATGCGGCAGCAGCAGGGACAGCTGCAGAGGCGGCTTCGCGAGGAGACGGAGCAGAAGCGGCGCCTGGAGGCAGAGATGAGCAAGCGGCAGCACCGCGTCAAG GAGCTGGAGCTGAAGCATGAGCAGCAGCAGAAGATCCTGAAGATTAAGACGGAAGAGATCGCGGCCTTCCAGAGGAAGAGGCGCAGTGGCAGCAACGGCTCTGTGGTCAGCCTGGAACAGCAGCAG AAGATTGAGGAGCAGAAGAAGTGGCTGGACCAGGAGATGGAGAAGGTGCTACAGCAGCGGCGGGCGCTGGAGGAGCTGGGGGAGGAGCTCCACAAGcgggaggccatcctggccaagaaGGAGGCCCTGATGCAGGAGAAGACGGGGCTGGAGAGCAAGCGCCTGAGATCCAGCCAG GCCCTCAACGAGGATATCGTGCGAGTGTCCAGCCGGCTGGAGCACCTGGAGAAGGAGCTGTCCGAGAAGAGCGGGCAGCTGCGGCAGGGCAGCGCCCAGAGCCAGCAGCAGATCCGCGGGGAGATCGACAGCCTGCGCCAGGAGAAGGACTCGCTGCTCAAGCAGCGCCTGGAGATCGACagcaagctgaggcaggggagtctgCTGTCCCCCGAG GAGGAGCGGACGCTGTTCCAGTTGGATGAGGCCATCGAGGCCCTGGATGCTGCCATTGAGTATAAGAATGAGGCCATCACATGCCGCCAGCGGGTGCTTCGGGCCTCAGCCTCGTTGCTGTCCCAGTGCGAGATGAACCTCATGGCCAAGCTCAGCTACCTCTCATCCTCAGAGACCAGAGCCCTCCTCTGCAAGTATTTTGACAAG GTGGTGACGCTCCGAGAGGAGCAGCACCAGCAGCAGATTGCCTTCTCGGAACTGGAGATGCAGCTGGAGGAGCAGCAGAGGCTGGTGTACTGGCTGGAGGTGGCCCTGGAGCGGCAGCGCCTGGAGATGGACCGCCAGCTGACCCTGCAGCAGAAGGAGCACGAGCAGAACATGCAGCTGCTCCTGCAGCAGAGTCGAG ACCACCTCGGTGAAGGGTTAGCAGACAGCAGGAGGCAGTATGAGGCCCGGATTCAAGCTCTGGAGAAGGAACTGGGCCGTTACATGTGGATAAACCAGGAACTGAAACAGAAGCTCGGCGGTGTGAACGCTGTAGGCCACAGCAGGG GTGGGGAGAAGAGGAGCCTGTGCTTGGagggcagacaggctcctggaaATGAAGATGAGCTCCACCTGGCACCCGAGCTTCTCTGGCTGTCCCCCCTCACTGAGGGGGCCCCCCGCACCCGGGAGGAGACGCGGGACTTGGTCCACGCTCCGTTACCCTTGACCTGGAAACGCTCGAGCCTGTGTGGTGAGGAGCAGGGGTCCCCCGAGGAACTGAGGCAGCGGGAGGCGGCTGAGCCCCTGGTGGGGCGGGTGCTTCCTGTGGGTGAGGCAGGCCTGCCCTGGAACTTTGGGCCTTTGTCCAAGCCCCGGCGGGAACTGCGACGAGCCAGCCCGGGGATGATTGATGTCCGGAAAAACCCCCTGTAA
- the KIF7 gene encoding kinesin-like protein KIF7 isoform X5, with protein sequence MELRPAPAASSPGCPAPAPNSACGVVRAPSERERCAESRGARKPGLHRARNAHAEGCAKAHTGPEQSSLGMGLEAQRLPGAEEAPVRVALRVRPLLPKELLHGHQSCLQVEPGLGRVTLGRDRHFGFHVVLAEDAGQEAVYQACVQPLLEAFFEGFNATVFAYGQTGSGKTYTMGEASVASLLEDEQGIVPRAMAEAFKLIDENDLLDCLVHVSYLEVYKEEFRDLLEVGTASRDIQLREDERGNVVLCGVKEVDVEGLDEVLSLLEMGNAARHTGATHLNHLSSRSHTVFTVTLEQRGRAPSRLPRPAPGQLLVSKFHFVDLAGSERVLKTGSTGERLKESIQINSSLLALGNVISALGDPQRRGSHIPYRDSKITRILKDSLGGNAKTVMIACVSPSSSDFDETLNTLNYASRAQNIRNRATVNWRPEAERPPEEAASGARGPPRHRSETRIIHRGRRAPGPATASAAAAMRLGAECARYRACTDAAYSLLRELQAEPGLPGAAARKVRDWLCAVEGERSALSSASGPDSGIESASVEDQAAQGAGGRKEDEGAQQLLTLQNQVARLEEENRDFLAALEDAMEQYKLQSDRLREQQEEMVELRLRLELVRPGWGGPRLLNGLPPGSFVPRPHTAPLGGAHAHVLGMVPPACLPGDEVGSEQRGEQVTNGREAGAELLTEVNRLGSGSSAASEEEEEEEELPRRTLHLRRNGISNCSQRAGARPGSLPERKGPELCLEELDAAIPGSRAVGGSKARVQARQVPPATASEWRLAQAQQKIRELAINIRMKEELIGELVRTGKAAQALNRQHSQRIRELEQEAEQVRAELSEGQRQLRELEGKEPQDAGERSRLQEFRRRVAAAQSQVQVLKEKKQATERLVSLSAQSEKRLQELEQNVQLMRQQQGQLQRRLREETEQKRRLEAEMSKRQHRVKELELKHEQQQKILKIKTEEIAAFQRKRRSGSNGSVVSLEQQQKIEEQKKWLDQEMEKVLQQRRALEELGEELHKREAILAKKEALMQEKTGLESKRLRSSQALNEDIVRVSSRLEHLEKELSEKSGQLRQGSAQSQQQIRGEIDSLRQEKDSLLKQRLEIDSKLRQGSLLSPEEERTLFQLDEAIEALDAAIEYKNEAITCRQRVLRASASLLSQCEMNLMAKLSYLSSSETRALLCKYFDKVVTLREEQHQQQIAFSELEMQLEEQQRLVYWLEVALERQRLEMDRQLTLQQKEHEQNMQLLLQQSRDHLGEGLADSRRQYEARIQALEKELGRYMWINQELKQKLGGVNAVGHSRGGEKRSLCLEGRQAPGNEDELHLAPELLWLSPLTEGAPRTREETRDLVHAPLPLTWKRSSLCGDSSTTPISGPGSEDLEEPHAQGLFHTTCN encoded by the exons ATGGAGCTCCGTCCCGCGCCCGCCGCCTCCAGCCCCGGCTGCCCTGCCCCGGCTCCGAATAGCGCCTGCGGGGTGGTCAGAGCACCTTCGGAGCGGGAGCGCTGTGCGGAGAGCAGGGGCGCGCGGAAGCCGGGACTGCACCGGGCTCGGAACGCTCACGCGGAGGGGTGCGCGAAGGCCCACACG gGCCCAGAGCAGTCCTCCCTCGGCATGGGGCTGGAGGCTCAGaggctgccaggggctgaggaggcCCCAGTGCGGGTTGCCCTGCGAGTTCGACCACTGCTGCCCAAGGAGCTGCTGCACGGGCATCAGAGCTGCCTGCAGGTGGAGCCAGGGCTTGGCCGCGTCACTCTGGGCCGTGACCGACACTTTGGCTTCCACGTGGTGCTGGCCGAGGATGCCGGGCAGGAGGCCGTGTACCAGGCCTGCGTTCAGCccctccttgaggccttcttcGAGGGCTTCAATGCCACTGTCTTTGCCTATGGTCAGACGGGCTCAGGGAAGACATACACCATGGGGGAGGCCAGTGTGG cctccctccttGAGGATGAGCAGGGCATTGTCCCGAGGGCCATGGCCGAGGCCTTTAAGCTCATCGATGAGAACGACCTGCTTGACTGTCTGGTACATGTGTCCTACCTGGAAGTGTACAAGGAGGAGTTCCGAGACCTGCTCGAGGTGGGCACTGCCAGCCGTGACATCCAGCTCCGGGAAGATGAGCGTGGGAATGTTG TGCTGTGCGGGGTGAAGGAGGTGGACGTGGAGGGCCTGGATGAGGTGCTGAGCCTCCTGGAGATGGGCAACGCGGCGCGGCACACGGGAGCCACGCACCTCAACCACCTGTCTAGCCGCTCACACACGGTCTTCACCGTGACCCTGGAGCAGCGGGGGCGCGCCCCCAGCCgcctgccccgccccgccccgggcCAGCTTCTCGTCTCCAAGTTCCACTTCGTGGACCTGGCGGGCTCAGAGAGGGTGCTCAAGACGGGCAGCACCGGCGAGCGGCTCAAGGAGAGCATCCAGATCAACAGCAGCCTCCTGGCGCTGGGCAACGTCATCAGCGCCCTGGGGGACCCTCAGCGCCGGGGCAGCCACATACCCTACCGCGACTCCAAGATCACCCG GATCCTCAAAGACTCGCTGGGCGGGAACGCCAAGACGGTGATGATCGCCTGCGTCAGCCCTTCCTCCTCCGACTTCGACGAGACCCTCAACACCCTCAACTACGCCAGCCGCGCCCAGAACATCCGCAACCGCGCCACGGTCAACTGGCGGCCCGAGGCCGAGCGGCCACCCGAAGAGGCGGCGAGCGGCGCGCGGGGTCCGCCACGGCACCGCTCCGAGACCCGCATCATCCACCGCGGCCGGCGCGCCCCAGGCCCAGCCACCGCCTCCGCGGCGGCCGCCATGCGCCTGGGCGCCGAGTGCGCGCGCTACCGGGCCTGCACCGACGCCGCCTACAGCCTCTTGCGCGAGCTGCAGGCCGAGCCCGGGCTGCCCGGCGCCGCCGCCCGCAAGGTGCGCGACTGGCTGTGCGCCGTCGAGGGCGAGCGCAGCGCcctgagctccgcctccgggCCCGACAGCGGCATCGAGAGCGCCTCCGTCGAGGACCAGGCGGCGCAGGGGGCCGGCGGGCGAAAG GAGGATGAGGGGGCGCAGCAGCTGCTGACCCTGCAGAACCAGGTGGCGCGGCTGGAGGAGGAGAACCGAGACTTTCTGGCTGCGCTGGAGGACGCCATGGAGCAGTACAAACTGCAG AGCGACCGGCTGCGTGAGCAGCAGGAGGAGATGGTGGAACTGCGGCTGCGGTTAGAGCTGGTGCGGCCAGGCTGGGGGGGCCCGCGGCTCCTGAATGGCCTGCCTCCCGGGTCCTTTGTGCCTCGACCTCATACAGCCCCCCTGGGGGGTGCCCACGCCcatgtgctgggcatggtgccccctgcctgcctccctggaGATGAAGTTGGCTCTGAGCAGAGGGGAGAG CAGGTGACAAATGGCAGGGAGGCTGGAGCTGAGTTGTTGACTGAGGTGAACAGGCTGGGAAGTGGCTCTTCAGCTGcttcagaggaggaagaggaggaggaggagctgccCAGGCGGACCTTACACCTGCGCAG AAATGGGATCAGCAACTGCAGTCAGAGGGCGGGGGCACGCCCAGGGAGTCTGCCAGAGAGGAAGGGCCCAGAGCTTTGCCTTGAGGAGTTGGATGCGGCCATTCCAGGGTCCAGAG CAGTTGGTGGGAGCAAGGCCCGAGTTCAGGCCCGCCAGGTCCCCCCTGCCACGGCCTCAGAGTGGCGGCTGGCCCAGGCCCAGCAGAAGATCCGGGAGCTGGCTATCAACATCCGCATGAAGGAGGAGCTCATTGGCGAGCTGGTCCGCACAG GAAAGGCAGCTCAGGCCCTGAACCGCCAGCACAGCCAGCGTATCCGGGAGCTGGAGCAGGAGGCAGAGCAGGTGCGGGCCGAGCTGAGTGAAGGCCAGAGGCAGCTGCGGGAGCTCGAGGGCAAGGAGCCCCAGGATGCTGGCGAGCGGTCTCGGCTCCAGGAGTTCCGCAGGAGGGTCGCTGCGGCCCAGAGCCAGGTGCAG GTGCTGAAGGAGAAGAAGCAGGCTACGGAGCGGCTGGTGTCACTGTCGGCCCAGAGTGAGAAGCGACTGCAGGAGCTCGAGCAGAACGTGCAGCTCATGCGGCAGCAGCAGGGACAGCTGCAGAGGCGGCTTCGCGAGGAGACGGAGCAGAAGCGGCGCCTGGAGGCAGAGATGAGCAAGCGGCAGCACCGCGTCAAG GAGCTGGAGCTGAAGCATGAGCAGCAGCAGAAGATCCTGAAGATTAAGACGGAAGAGATCGCGGCCTTCCAGAGGAAGAGGCGCAGTGGCAGCAACGGCTCTGTGGTCAGCCTGGAACAGCAGCAG AAGATTGAGGAGCAGAAGAAGTGGCTGGACCAGGAGATGGAGAAGGTGCTACAGCAGCGGCGGGCGCTGGAGGAGCTGGGGGAGGAGCTCCACAAGcgggaggccatcctggccaagaaGGAGGCCCTGATGCAGGAGAAGACGGGGCTGGAGAGCAAGCGCCTGAGATCCAGCCAG GCCCTCAACGAGGATATCGTGCGAGTGTCCAGCCGGCTGGAGCACCTGGAGAAGGAGCTGTCCGAGAAGAGCGGGCAGCTGCGGCAGGGCAGCGCCCAGAGCCAGCAGCAGATCCGCGGGGAGATCGACAGCCTGCGCCAGGAGAAGGACTCGCTGCTCAAGCAGCGCCTGGAGATCGACagcaagctgaggcaggggagtctgCTGTCCCCCGAG GAGGAGCGGACGCTGTTCCAGTTGGATGAGGCCATCGAGGCCCTGGATGCTGCCATTGAGTATAAGAATGAGGCCATCACATGCCGCCAGCGGGTGCTTCGGGCCTCAGCCTCGTTGCTGTCCCAGTGCGAGATGAACCTCATGGCCAAGCTCAGCTACCTCTCATCCTCAGAGACCAGAGCCCTCCTCTGCAAGTATTTTGACAAG GTGGTGACGCTCCGAGAGGAGCAGCACCAGCAGCAGATTGCCTTCTCGGAACTGGAGATGCAGCTGGAGGAGCAGCAGAGGCTGGTGTACTGGCTGGAGGTGGCCCTGGAGCGGCAGCGCCTGGAGATGGACCGCCAGCTGACCCTGCAGCAGAAGGAGCACGAGCAGAACATGCAGCTGCTCCTGCAGCAGAGTCGAG ACCACCTCGGTGAAGGGTTAGCAGACAGCAGGAGGCAGTATGAGGCCCGGATTCAAGCTCTGGAGAAGGAACTGGGCCGTTACATGTGGATAAACCAGGAACTGAAACAGAAGCTCGGCGGTGTGAACGCTGTAGGCCACAGCAGGG GTGGGGAGAAGAGGAGCCTGTGCTTGGagggcagacaggctcctggaaATGAAGATGAGCTCCACCTGGCACCCGAGCTTCTCTGGCTGTCCCCCCTCACTGAGGGGGCCCCCCGCACCCGGGAGGAGACGCGGGACTTGGTCCACGCTCCGTTACCCTTGACCTGGAAACGCTCGAGCCTGTGTG